One Denticeps clupeoides chromosome 3, fDenClu1.1, whole genome shotgun sequence DNA window includes the following coding sequences:
- the LOC114786043 gene encoding B-cell CLL/lymphoma 7 protein family member A-like, whose product MSGRSVRAETRSRAKDDVKRVMAAIEKVRKWEKKWVTVGDTSLRIYKWVPVTDSKSDGKKKKGKNDKYGSEVTTPENSSSPGMMDMHDENSNQSSITDSSPVKQEMSCSTSPAPESTATPQNDIGELKRGQSQSPDKDSPTHDRKTSLSADSSDVGKKDPLSSGEKNHSSESCRVTQELAEDAPPSKKSKLEPPSEDLEASSSRNH is encoded by the exons ATGTCGGGCAGGTCGGTCCGCGCCGAGACCCGCAGCAGAGCCAAGGATGACGTCAAGCGGGTTATGGCCGCGATCGAGAAAGTACGAAAATG GGAGAAGAAATGGGTCACTGTTGGTGACACGTCCTTACGAATTTATAAATGGGTTCCAGTGACCGACTCGAAGTCCGACGGT aaaaagaagaaaggcaAGAACGACAAAtatgggtcagaggtcaccactCCAGAGAACAGCTCGTCTCCTGGCATGATGGACATGCATG ATGAAAACAGCAACCAGAGCTCCATCACCGACTCTTCTCCGGTAAAGCAGGAGATGAGCTGCAGTACAAGTCCAGCACCAGAGAGCACTGCCACCCCACAGAACGACATTGGTGAGCTGAAGAGGGGCCAGAGCCAGTCTCCCGATAAAGACAGTCCAACTCACGACA GAAAAACAAGCTTATCTGCAGACTCCTCGGATGTTGGTAAGAAAGACCCTTTGTCTTCCGGAGAAAAGAACCATTCTTCTGAAAGCTGCAGAGTCACTCAG GAATTAGCTGAAGATGCTCCTCCCAGTAAGAAAAGCAAACTGGAGCCTCCGTCTGAAGACCTGGAGGCCAGTTCTTCCAGGAATCACTGA
- the ptpn11a gene encoding tyrosine-protein phosphatase non-receptor type 11, which yields MTSRRWFHPNITGVEAENLLLTRGVDGSFLARPSKSNPGDFTLSVRRNGAVTHIKIQNTGDYYDLYGGEKFATLAELVQYYMEHHGQLKEKNGDVIELKYPLNCADPTSERWFHGHLSGREAEKLLTEKGKNGSFLVRESQSHPGDFVLSVRTGDDKTDTSDTKPKVTHVMIRCQHDLKYDVGGGEKFDSLTDLVEHYKKNPMVETLGTVLQLKQPLNTTRINAAEIESRVRELSKPAEVTDKVKQGFWEEFETLQQQECKLLYSRKEGQRPENKNKNRYKNILPFDHTRVVLKDGDANEPGSDYINANIIMVVNNIMPELETKCNNPKMKKSYIATQGCLQNTISDFWRMVFQENSRVIVMTTKEVERGKSKCVKYWPDMSALKEYGAMRVRNVKEISAHDYILRELKLSKVGQGNTERTVWQYHFRAWPDHGVPTDPGGVLDFLEEVNVKQEGILEAGPIVVHCSAGIGRTGTFIVIDILIDVIREKGVDCDIDVPKTIQMVRSQRSGMVQTEAQYRFIYMAVQHYIETLQRRIEEEQKSKIKGREYTNIKYSLSDLSGGDQSPLPPCTPTPTCAEMREDSSRVYENVGLMQQQKSYR from the exons atgacatctCGCAG GTGGTTCCACCCAAATATCACTGGCGTGGAGGCAGAGAACCTTCTGCTGACCCGTGGCGTTGATGGCAGCTTCCTCGCCAGGCCTAGTAAGAGCAACCCTGGAGACTTCACGCTTTCTGTCAG GCGCAATGGTGCAGTCACTCACATCAAGATCCAGAACACGGGCGATTATTACGATCTCTATGGAGGGGAGAAGTTTGCTACGCTGGCAGAGCTGGTGCAATATTATATGGAACACCATGGGCAGCTGAAGGAGAAGAACGGAGACGTTATTGAGCTGAAGTACCCCCTGAATTGTGCCGATCCCACATCGGAAAG GTGGTTTCATGGTCACTTGTCTGGTCGGGAGGCTGAGAAACTGCTTACAGAGAAGGGGAAAAACGGCAGCTTCTTGGTGCGAGAAAGCCAGAGCCATCCTGGAGATTTCGTGCTGTCTGTCAGAACGGGCGACGACAAGACGGACACAAGTGACACTAAACCTAAAGTCACTCATGTCATGATCCGCTGCCAG CATGATCTCAAGTATGATgttggtggtggagagaagttTGATTCCCTTACTGATTTGGTGGAACACTACAAGAAGAATCCCATGGTGGAAACACTGGGCACAGTTCTTCAGCTGAAACAG CCACTGAACACCACCCGCATCAATGCTGCAGAGATTGAGAGCAGAGTGAGGGAACTGAGCAAGCCGGCTGAAGTCACAGATAAGGTCAAACAGGGCTTCTGGGAAGAGTTTGAG ACGCTTCAGCAACAAGAGTGTAAGCTGCTGTACAGTCGAAAAGAAGGGCAGCGGCCtgagaataaaaacaagaacagaTATAAGAACATCCTCCCTT TCGACCACACCCGTGTGGTGCTGAAGGATGGAGATGCAAATGAGCCGGGCTCCGATTACATCAACGCCAACATCATCATGGTCGTAAACAACATCATG CCTGAGCTTGAGACAAAGTGCAACAATCCTAAAATGAAGAAGAGCTACATCGCCACCCAGGGATGCCTTCAGAATACAATCAGCGATTTCTGGAGGATGGTGTTTCAGGAGAATTCCAGAGTTATTGTCATGACAACCAAGGAAGTAGAGCGGGGCAAG AGTAAGTGTGTGAAGTACTGGCCGGATATGTCGGCCTTGAAGGAGTATGGCGCTATGCGTGTCCGCAATGTTAAGGAGATCTCAGCACATGATTACATCCTTCGAGAGCTCAAGCTGTCAAAGGTTGGACAG GGTAACACGGAGCGCACGGTTTGGCAGTACCACTTTCGGGCCTGGCCTGACCACGGTGTTCCTACAGATCCAGGTGGTGTGCTGGACTTTTTAGAGGAGGTCAACGTCAAGCAAGAAGGCATCCTAGAAGCTGGTCCTATTGTGGTGCACTGCAG TGCTGGGATTGGACGAACAGGAACGTTCATTGTGATTGACATCCTTATAGATGTTATACGAGAAAAAG GTGTGGATTGTGACATTGATGTGCCGAAGACCATCCAGATGGTGCGGTCACAGCGCTCAGGAATGGTACAGACAGAAGCACAGTACCGCTTCATCTACATGGCTGTGCAGCACTATATAGAGACACTTCAGCGCCGCATAGAGGAGGAGCAG AAAAGCAAAATTAAGGGGCGAGAATACACCAACATCAAGTACTCTCTGTCAGACCTGAGTGGTGGAGACCAGAGCCCTCTGCCTCCCTGTACCCCTACTCCAACATGTGCTGA AATGAGAGAAGACAGTTCCAGGGTGTATGAGAATGTGGGCCTGATGCAACAACAGAAAAGCTACAGATGA
- the pla2g3 gene encoding group 3 secretory phospholipase A2 encodes MTRRKTLRESGEICTNRRRQTRSADRRELCISNWEPERAPASGVKVQEDYREDTFCFWTKLTSDGYTHHTFLRRTQERNEASLVLYHTVWVKNLLVNCVKCDEAAVTESYISKCKSAVGFSDSSDKLFNITQVLGNRSMCAMPFKPGTKTLLRHRRDLQNGQSVLPTHQNSSVATRPKSRRVKRAWMVPGTLWCGSGNQAENFTELGVFSQTDECCREHDHCEHTITSFSLEYGIFNHKLFTLSHCDCDDRFRQCLSSSNDGMANFVGFGYFNVLKMQCFEFSYKMQCAERSWWGTCITSELTQYAVVQDAEEYNFTHTASAEIQGEPSSNVAACKWNPKDPLKGLTPASTPVLSESNSDKRTINITVTGGLESAPPSTPPSSQPIIQNSTLVIDMLRKPDQDTAYRGKLEICAVFKSLDRCRFQIPGLQEKFGLHNTEYKTMYHCNCTMRIAQQLSPVTLDDIHFLLMDFVSETCFTLSRPAQTPVGNSVVLSKVPFLQRTGSNRRHHLLTIKRLSSRRAKRKDTPVRLYKKCLRMHSKLQ; translated from the exons ATGACGAGGCGGAAAACTTTGCGCGAATCAGGCGAGATTTGCACCAATCGCCGCCGACAGACACGCAGCGCGGACCGGCGTGAACTTTGCATCTCCAACTGGGAGCCCGAACGAGCGCCCGCCAGCggggtcaaa GTGCAGGAGGACTACAGAGAAGACACCTTCTGTTTTTGGACTAAGTTGACCTCAGATGGCTACACCCATCACACTTTTCTCAGACGGACACAAGAGAGAAATGAAGCATCTCTGGTCCTCTACCACACTGTTTGGGTGAAGAACCTTCTAGTAAACTGCGTGAAATGTGACGAAGCAGCCGTCACGGAGAGCTACATCTCCAAGTGCAAGTCCGCGGTTGGTTTTTCTGATAGTTCAGACAAGCTCTTCAACATCACTCAGGTTTTGGGGAACAGAAGTATGTGCGCCATGCCATTTAAGCCAGGAACCAAAACCTTACTGCGGCACAGACGCGACCTCCAGAATGGTCAATCTGTGTTGCCAACACATCAAAATTCTTCTGTAGCCACCAGGCCGAAGTCACGACGTGTGAAACGAGCTTGGATGGTCCCAGGGACACTTTGGTGTGGTTCAGGAAACCAGGCCGAAAACTTCACAGAACTAG GAGTTTTCTCCCAGACTGATGAGTGCTGCCGTGAGCATGACCACTGTGAGCATACCATAACCTCTTTTTCATTGGAATATGGCATTTTCAACCACAAACTCTTTACTTTGTCCCATTGTGACTGTGATGACCG GTTCCGCCAGTGCCTCAGCAGTTCTAATGATGGAATGGCCAACTTTGTTGGTTTTGGCTACTTTAATGTCCTGAAAATGCAGTGCTTTGAGTTTTCCTATAAAATGCAGTGTGCTGAGAGGTCGTGGTGGGGGAC GTGTATTACATCTGAACTTACTCAGTATGCAGTGGTACAGGATGCAGAAGAATATAATTTCACACATACAGCCTCAGCAGAAATACAAGGAGAACCTTCCAGTAACGTAGCAGCCTGTAAATGGAACCCAAAGGATCCATTAAAGGGCCTGACACCAGCCTCCACACCAGTCCTATCAGAATCAAATTCCGATAAGAGAACAATAAACATCACAGTGACTGGAGGGTTAGAATCCGCCCCTCCCAGCACCCCGCCTTCATCTCAGCCCATAATCCAAAATTCAACTTTAGTCATAGACATGCTTCGTAAACCTGACCAAGACACCGCATACAGag GCAAACTGGAGATATGTGCCGTCTTTAAAAGCCTGGACAGATGCAGGTTCCAGATCCCTGGGCTGCAGGAGAAGTTTGGTCTGCACAACACAGAATATAAAACCATGTACCACTGCAACTGTACGATGAG GATAGCGCAACAGCTCTCTCCAGTGACTCTGGATGACATTCATTTCCTGCTCATGGACTTTGTTTCGGAGACTTGCTTCACACTGTCTCGTCCTGCACAAACCCCAGTGGGCAACAG TGTGGTTCTCAGTAAAGTCCCCTTCCTCCAGCGGACGGGTTCGAATCGCAGGCACCACCTACTGACCATCAAGAGACTGAGCAGCAGAAGAGCCAAGAGAAAAGACACGCCAGTTCGGCTCTACAAGAAGTGTCTGAGAATGCACTCCAAACTACAATGA
- the ddx55 gene encoding ATP-dependent RNA helicase DDX55, which translates to MESFTEGTWDGLPVALSRGVLQTVEELGFTHTTPVQAACIPLFISNKDVAAEAVTGSGKTLAFVIPILEILQKREEKLKKMQVGALIVTPTRELAVQISGVIERFLKHFPQFRQILLIGGSNPIEDVEKFKENGGNIVIGTPGRLEDMFRRKADGLDLASCVKTLDVLVLDEADRLLDMGFEASLNTILGYLPKQRRTGLFSATQTQELEKLMRAGLRNPVRITVKEKGVEASSLQKTPSRLSNYYTVCRTEEKFNTLVTFLRQHKHEKQLVFFSTCACVEYFGKALEMLIKNVTVLCIHGKMKDKRNKIFSAFRELKSGILVCTDVMARGIDIPEVNWVLQYDPPSSASSFVHRCGRTARIGNQGNALVFLLPMEESYINFLSINQKCPLQKFPPIKDVVDLLPKVKAMALADRAVFERGMRAFVSYVQAYAKHECSLIFRVKDLDFASLARGFALLRMPKMPELRGKTFPNFKEETVDTDSIRFKDKNRERQRQKKIAEAKEKVKEAPVRKSFIKNQSWSKQKSKKERRKKVAAKRKLNEGSDVDDEDMNELLNDTRLLKKLKKGRITEEDFDKHVAGGQKS; encoded by the exons ATGGAGAGCTTTACCGAGGGAACGTGGGACGGTCTCCCGGTGGCGCTGAGTCGTGGTGTGTTACAGACCGTGGAGGAATTAGGCTTTACCCACACGACCCCAGTCCAG GCTGCCTGCATCCCCCTCTTCATTAGCAACAAAGATGTAGCTGCCGAAGCG GTAACGGGCAGCGGCAAGACACTTGCTTTTGTTATTCCGATTCTGGAGATTCTTCAAAAGCGCGAGGAGAAGTTGAAGAAGATGCAG GTTGGTGCCTTGATAGTCACGCCCACACGCGAACTGGCCGTTCAGATCAGTGGAGTGATTGAACGTTTTCTTAAGCACTTTCCACAGTTTAG aCAGATTCTACTGATTGGTGGTTCCAACCCAATTGAAGATGTTGAGAAGTTCAAGGAGAATGG GGGGAACATTGTAATCGGTACCCCGGGACGTTTGGAAGATATGTTCCGCAGGAAGGCTGATGGTCTTGATCTGGCAAGCTGCGTGAAAACACTGGATGTGCTTGTTCTGGATGAGGCCGATAGGCTTCTGGATATGGGATTTGAAGCAAG CCTTAACACAATACTTGGGTATCTTCCCAAGCAGCGGCGCACTGGGCTGTTCTCTGCCACTCAAACTCAAGAGCTGGAGAAACTAATGAGAGCCGGTCTTCGTAATCCTGTGCGTATCACAGTGAAGGAGAAAGGCGTGGAAGCCAGCAGTTTACAGAAGACTCCATCACGACTCAGCAACTACTACACA GTATGTCGAACAGAGGAGAAGTTCAATACTCTGGTGACCTTCCTGAGGCAgcataaacatgaaaaacagcTTGTATTTTTCAG CACATGTGCCTGTGTAGAATATTTTGGAAAAGCCCTGGAAATGCTGATCAAGAATGTTACCGTCCTCTGCATTCATGGCAAGATGAAGGACAAGCGCAACaaaatattttctgcatttcGGGAGCTGAAGAG CGGAATCCTTGTCTGCACAGACGTGATGGCACGTGGCATAGACATACCAGAAGTAAACTGGGTGCTTCAGTATGACCCTCCGAGCAGTGCAAG CTCTTTCGTTCATCGATGTGGACGGACCGCTCGCATAGGAAACCAAGGCAATGCCCTTGTCTTCTTATTACCAATGGAGGAATCCTACATAAATTTCTTGTCCATCAATCAAAAA TGCCCATTACAGAAGTTTCCACCCATAAAAGATGTGGTTGATCTGCTGCCTAAAGTGAAGGCGATGGCCTTAGCTGACAGGGCTGTGTTTGAGAGGGGCATGAGAGCGTTTGTGTCGTACGTCCAAGCTTATGCAAAGCATGAGTGCAGTCTCATCTTTCGGGTCAAAG ATCTAGACTTTGCCTCCTTGGCCCGAGGCTTTGCCCTCCTGCGCATGCCGAAGATGCCTGAGCTGAGGGGAAAGACCTTCCCAAACTTTAAGGAGGAAACGGTGGATACGGATTCCATTCGTTTCAAGGACAAgaacagagaaagacagaggcagaaaaaaattgcTGAGGCAAAAGAGAAGGTGAAGGAAGCACCAGTCAGGAAAAGCTTCATCAAGAACCAATCCTGGTCCAAACAGAAGtctaagaaagaaagaagaaaaaaggtggCTGCAAAAAGGAAGCTTAACGAg GGGTCCGATGTCGACGACGAGGACATGAATGAGCTTCTCAATGACACTCGACTTCTGAAGAAACTCAAAAAAGGCAGAATCACAGAGGAGGACTTTGACAAGCATGTGGCAGGAGGACAGAAATCTTAA